In a single window of the Litorilituus sediminis genome:
- a CDS encoding YfcL family protein, translating into MNNTISTLVELYEFLDSLFDQDCDADTLFASGYLRGFISLVASEFGDENMKITTDFIEAISQGVSKAKSELSPQDSVIVNNFWLQLQHKFTA; encoded by the coding sequence ATGAATAATACAATTAGCACATTAGTCGAGTTATACGAGTTTTTAGATAGCTTATTTGATCAAGATTGCGATGCCGATACCTTATTTGCTAGCGGTTATTTACGCGGTTTTATTTCCTTAGTTGCCAGTGAGTTTGGCGATGAAAATATGAAAATAACAACTGATTTTATTGAAGCAATTTCACAGGGCGTGAGTAAGGCAAAGTCAGAGTTATCACCACAAGACAGTGTTATTGTAAATAACTTTTGGTTGCAGCTTCAGCATAAATTTACAGCCTAG